From Streptomyces sp. NBC_00237, a single genomic window includes:
- a CDS encoding DUF3052 domain-containing protein gives MSATADHAEERTNLAARLGFQPEQVVQEIGFDDDVDQELREAIEEIIGGELVDEDYDDVADAVVLWFRDEDGDLTDALVDATQLVDDGGTVWLMTPKTGRDGYVEPSDINEAATTAGLSQTKSINAGKDWTGSRLVSPKAAKSGKR, from the coding sequence GTGAGCGCGACCGCGGACCACGCGGAGGAGCGGACCAACCTTGCCGCGAGGCTGGGTTTCCAGCCCGAGCAGGTGGTCCAGGAGATCGGCTTCGACGACGATGTCGATCAGGAGCTCCGCGAAGCCATCGAGGAGATCATCGGCGGCGAACTCGTCGACGAGGACTACGACGACGTGGCTGACGCCGTCGTCCTGTGGTTCAGGGACGAGGACGGCGACCTGACGGACGCGTTGGTGGACGCCACGCAGCTCGTCGACGACGGTGGCACCGTCTGGCTGATGACTCCGAAGACCGGCCGTGACGGCTATGTCGAACCGAGCGACATCAACGAAGCCGCAACGACCGCCGGTCTCTCGCAGACCAAGAGCATCAACGCGGGCAAGGACTGGACGGGCAGCCGTCTCGTCTCGCCGAAGGCGGCGAAGTCCGGCAAGCGGTAA
- a CDS encoding peroxiredoxin translates to MAIEAGTAAPDFELKDNHGRTVRLSDFKGEKNVVLLFYPFAFTGVCTGELCALRDALPTFQNDDVQLLAVSTDSIHSLRVFAEQEGLEYPLLSDFWPHGNVSRAYGVFDEEKGCAVRGTFVIDKEGTVRWTVVNGLPDARDLNEYVKALDTL, encoded by the coding sequence ATGGCGATCGAGGCGGGCACCGCAGCTCCGGACTTCGAGCTCAAGGACAACCACGGCCGCACCGTGCGCCTGTCCGACTTCAAGGGCGAGAAGAACGTCGTGCTGCTCTTCTACCCCTTCGCCTTCACGGGCGTGTGCACCGGTGAGCTCTGCGCCCTGCGCGACGCGCTCCCGACGTTCCAGAACGACGACGTACAGCTCCTGGCGGTCTCCACCGACTCCATCCACAGCCTGCGCGTCTTCGCCGAGCAGGAGGGCCTGGAGTACCCGCTGCTGTCCGACTTCTGGCCGCACGGCAACGTCTCGCGGGCGTACGGCGTCTTCGACGAGGAGAAGGGCTGCGCGGTGCGCGGCACGTTCGTCATCGACAAGGAGGGCACGGTCCGCTGGACCGTCGTCAACGGCCTTCCCGACGCCCGTGATCTGAACGAGTACGTCAAGGCCCTCGACACACTCTGA
- a CDS encoding TerD family protein: MGVSLSKGGNVSLTKAAPNLTAVIVGLGWDARTTTGGDFDLDASAILTNDAGKVANDSNFVFFNNLKSPDGSVEHTGDNLTGEGEGDDEVINVNLAGVPADVAKIVFPVSIYEAESRQQSFGQVRNAYIRVVNAADNTELARYDLSEDASTETAMVFGELYRNGAEWKFRAIGQGYASGLRGIAQDFGVNV, from the coding sequence GTGGGAGTCAGCCTCAGCAAGGGCGGAAACGTCTCGCTGACCAAGGCCGCCCCGAACCTGACGGCGGTCATCGTCGGTCTGGGCTGGGACGCGCGTACCACCACCGGCGGAGACTTCGACCTCGACGCCAGCGCCATCCTGACGAACGACGCGGGCAAGGTCGCCAACGACTCGAACTTCGTCTTCTTCAACAACCTGAAGAGCCCCGACGGCTCCGTCGAGCACACCGGTGACAACCTCACCGGTGAGGGCGAGGGCGACGACGAGGTCATCAACGTGAACCTGGCCGGTGTCCCGGCCGACGTCGCGAAGATCGTCTTCCCGGTCTCGATCTACGAGGCGGAGTCCCGCCAGCAGAGCTTCGGCCAGGTCCGCAACGCGTACATCCGCGTCGTGAACGCCGCCGACAACACCGAGCTGGCGCGCTACGACCTCAGCGAGGACGCCTCGACGGAGACCGCCATGGTCTTCGGCGAGCTCTACCGCAACGGTGCCGAGTGGAAGTTCCGCGCCATCGGCCAGGGCTACGCCTCGGGCCTGCGCGGCATCGCGCAGGACTTCGGCGTCAACGTCTGA
- a CDS encoding TerD family protein, translating into MGVTLAKGGNVSLSKAAPNLTKVLVGLGWDARSTTGADFDLDASALLCKDGRVLGDEYFVFYNNLTSPDGSVEHTGDNLTGEGEGDDESLIIDLSQVPATVDKIVFPVSIHDADNRGQTFGQVSNAFIRVVNQADGQELARYDLSEDASSETAMIFGEVYRYGGEWKFRAVGQGYASGLRGIALDFGVNVS; encoded by the coding sequence ATGGGCGTCACGCTCGCCAAGGGAGGCAATGTCTCCCTCTCCAAGGCCGCTCCGAACCTCACCAAGGTGCTGGTCGGACTCGGCTGGGACGCGCGTTCCACCACCGGGGCCGACTTCGACCTGGATGCCAGCGCGCTGCTGTGCAAGGACGGCCGGGTGCTCGGCGACGAGTACTTCGTCTTCTACAACAACCTCACCAGCCCCGACGGCTCCGTCGAGCACACCGGTGACAACCTGACCGGTGAGGGCGAGGGCGACGACGAGTCGCTGATCATCGACCTGTCCCAGGTCCCGGCCACCGTCGACAAGATCGTCTTCCCGGTCTCGATCCATGACGCGGACAACAGAGGACAGACTTTCGGCCAGGTCAGCAACGCCTTCATCCGCGTGGTGAACCAGGCCGACGGACAGGAGCTGGCACGCTACGACCTCAGCGAGGACGCCTCCAGCGAGACCGCGATGATCTTCGGTGAGGTCTACCGGTACGGCGGCGAGTGGAAGTTCCGTGCCGTTGGACAGGGGTACGCGTCCGGACTCCGGGGCATCGCTCTAGACTTCGGGGTCAACGTTTCGTAA
- a CDS encoding DUF475 domain-containing protein translates to MVLKTFGWSFAVTALGLAAAVLYGGWTGFGIVAILSILEISLSFDNAVVNAGILKKMNAFWQKIFLTVGILIAVFGMRLVFPVVIVAISAKIGPIEAVDLALNNKNLYQQYVTDAHPSIAAFGGMFLLMIFLDFIFEDRDIKWLAWLERPLAKLGKVDMLSVCIALIVLLISSMTFAVNAHQHGGTHVNKAETVLIAGIAGLITYLIVGGLSGFFENKLEEEEEREHEAEEEAKRSGKKVTGVALAGKAAFFMFLYLEVLDASFSFDGVIGAFAVTNDIVLMALGLGIGAMYVRSLTVYLVRQGTLDDYVYLEHGAHYAIGALSVILLVTIQYEIHEVITGSVGVILIAWSFWSSVRRNKRLAAEEEAGGANFKKQDEVSSGV, encoded by the coding sequence GTGGTCCTGAAAACCTTCGGCTGGTCGTTCGCGGTGACCGCGCTCGGCTTGGCCGCGGCGGTTCTCTACGGGGGGTGGACCGGCTTCGGGATCGTGGCGATCCTGTCCATCCTGGAGATCTCGCTGTCCTTCGACAACGCGGTGGTCAACGCCGGCATCCTGAAGAAGATGAATGCCTTCTGGCAGAAGATCTTCCTCACCGTCGGCATTCTCATCGCCGTGTTCGGCATGCGTCTGGTCTTCCCCGTCGTGATCGTGGCCATCAGCGCCAAGATCGGGCCGATCGAGGCGGTCGACCTGGCGCTGAACAACAAGAACCTCTACCAGCAGTACGTGACCGACGCGCACCCGTCGATCGCGGCCTTCGGTGGCATGTTCCTGTTGATGATCTTCCTCGACTTCATCTTCGAGGACCGGGACATCAAGTGGCTCGCTTGGCTGGAGCGTCCGCTCGCCAAGCTCGGCAAGGTCGACATGCTGTCGGTCTGCATCGCGCTGATCGTGCTGCTGATCAGCTCGATGACCTTCGCCGTCAACGCCCACCAGCACGGCGGCACGCACGTCAACAAGGCCGAGACGGTACTGATCGCGGGCATCGCCGGTCTGATCACGTATCTGATCGTCGGCGGTCTCTCCGGCTTCTTCGAGAACAAGCTCGAAGAGGAGGAGGAGCGCGAGCACGAGGCCGAGGAAGAGGCCAAGCGCTCGGGCAAGAAGGTCACCGGCGTCGCCCTCGCGGGCAAGGCCGCGTTCTTCATGTTCCTCTACCTGGAGGTCCTGGACGCGTCGTTCTCCTTCGACGGCGTCATCGGAGCCTTCGCGGTCACCAACGACATCGTCCTCATGGCGCTCGGCCTCGGCATCGGCGCGATGTACGTGCGTTCGCTGACGGTCTACCTGGTCCGCCAGGGAACGCTGGACGACTACGTCTACCTGGAGCACGGCGCGCACTACGCCATCGGCGCCCTCTCCGTGATCCTCCTCGTCACCATCCAGTACGAGATCCACGAGGTCATCACGGGCTCCGTCGGCGTCATCCTGATCGCCTGGTCCTTCTGGTCCTCGGTCCGCCGCAACAAGCGGCTCGCGGCCGAGGAAGAGGCGGGCGGAGCAAATTTTAAGAAGCAGGACGAAGTCTCCTCCGGGGTCTGA
- a CDS encoding Tellurium resistance, producing MAFWDGIRDSLGGWRGSSAQFDSGSAATNSIELTKRHPTVSLGKQGADTGSLRVNLSWRMRTSDIGGRQKHAGNFFSRSFKFFQPETVQAHTQGVVNVDLDLGCLYELKDGSKGVVQPLGGFFGDMNGPPYVKLSGDDRFGAPSGETIFINLDHRDEIKRLLVFVYIYDQTPAFDRTHAVVTLYPSNGPRIEIALDERAPQARSCAVFTIESGKEGLTVRREVKFVYGFQAELDRLYGWGLQWGRGYKTKA from the coding sequence ATGGCCTTCTGGGACGGCATACGCGACAGCCTGGGCGGCTGGCGGGGCAGCTCGGCACAGTTCGACTCCGGCAGCGCCGCGACGAACTCCATCGAGCTGACGAAACGGCACCCGACGGTGTCGCTCGGCAAACAGGGCGCGGACACGGGCAGCCTGCGCGTCAACCTCTCCTGGCGCATGCGCACCTCCGACATCGGCGGACGGCAGAAGCACGCCGGGAACTTCTTCAGCCGCTCCTTCAAGTTCTTCCAGCCCGAGACGGTCCAGGCGCACACCCAGGGCGTCGTCAACGTCGACCTGGACCTCGGCTGCCTCTACGAGCTGAAGGACGGCAGCAAGGGCGTCGTACAGCCCCTCGGGGGCTTCTTCGGCGACATGAACGGCCCGCCGTACGTCAAGCTCAGCGGCGACGACCGGTTCGGTGCGCCCTCCGGCGAGACGATCTTCATCAACCTCGACCACCGCGACGAGATCAAGCGGCTCCTGGTCTTCGTCTACATCTACGACCAGACCCCCGCCTTCGACCGCACCCACGCCGTCGTCACGCTCTACCCCAGCAACGGCCCGCGCATCGAGATCGCCCTCGACGAACGGGCCCCGCAGGCCCGCTCGTGCGCCGTCTTCACCATCGAGAGCGGCAAGGAGGGCCTGACCGTGCGCCGCGAGGTGAAGTTCGTCTACGGCTTCCAGGCCGAGCTGGACCGCCTCTACGGCTGGGGTCTCCAGTGGGGCAGGGGCTACAAGACGAAGGCATGA
- a CDS encoding exosortase/archaeosortase family protein, with translation MSAAAPPAPPRPRSAHQTKPEPPGAQRVRSALAVAMVVCAFAAVLGEAYYRRYEAHIGGFLVQELLGAFVHIDPNRPDFYFKLGESVMGLRISYGCSTSILVFPVLLSSALCLRGRGNVGRVLLATGVAIAIVFITNCVRLLVIAQFVGNWGTLAGFGWGHTVVGSLVVLVGIVVAYFLYMRILFADQSGRKGRWESVSHR, from the coding sequence GTGTCAGCCGCAGCCCCACCAGCACCCCCGAGACCGCGCAGCGCGCATCAGACGAAGCCCGAGCCCCCCGGCGCCCAGCGGGTCCGCTCGGCCCTGGCCGTAGCCATGGTGGTCTGTGCCTTCGCAGCTGTCCTCGGCGAGGCGTACTACCGACGCTACGAGGCCCACATCGGCGGCTTCCTGGTCCAGGAACTCCTCGGTGCCTTCGTGCACATCGACCCGAACCGCCCGGACTTCTACTTCAAGCTCGGCGAGTCGGTCATGGGTCTGCGCATTTCCTACGGTTGCAGCACCAGCATTCTCGTCTTCCCCGTGCTGCTTTCCTCCGCGCTCTGCCTCCGTGGCCGCGGAAACGTCGGAAGAGTTCTCCTGGCAACCGGTGTCGCTATTGCAATCGTATTTATTACGAACTGTGTGCGACTGCTCGTCATCGCCCAATTCGTCGGCAACTGGGGAACCCTCGCCGGGTTCGGCTGGGGCCACACCGTCGTGGGCTCGCTCGTCGTGCTCGTCGGCATCGTCGTCGCGTACTTCCTGTACATGCGCATTCTCTTCGCCGATCAGTCCGGGCGAAAAGGTCGCTGGGAATCCGTCTCACACCGGTAA
- a CDS encoding glycosyltransferase family 2 protein, translating into MTLLPISIAVSLLLAVIFLIYVTMLVERYVRYLRHEPADPSDFTWHFVIPALNEQAVLGDTLDYLTGTFPTANVWVVDDASEDATAAIATERAHGNERVKLLSRVLPLARTGKGDALNHAYKQIAAGIPADLQDRHVMIVVDADGMPSTNLLQVCAGEKLFGDEGIAAVQVEVRMINRDVHQPLKEGSRFANWYARTLVRLQDIEFRGPISAMQMLRGRTGTINVGGNGQLVRMSALTSIAGEQGEPWGQALLEDYELGLRLMLAGWRNAYTVDSWVEQEGLYELSLLLAQRTRWAQGSMQCLPYLRNVWASRNFSNGGLVEVTYYLFQPWMQIIGSIVFPIPVLVFIQNNSLYNSFVSEYLLFGGALMFAFYAAVGLGEFVIWGYLYRRYSESAISMPRALGWGFGLIAYNFLIYVIAWRALFRLLGGRHEWPKTLRNAESYGNVGGTGSR; encoded by the coding sequence ATGACACTGCTTCCCATCTCCATCGCGGTCTCGCTGCTGCTGGCCGTCATCTTCCTCATCTACGTCACCATGCTGGTCGAGCGCTATGTGCGCTACCTGCGCCACGAGCCGGCCGACCCGTCCGACTTCACCTGGCACTTCGTCATCCCCGCGCTCAATGAGCAGGCGGTGCTCGGCGACACCCTCGACTACCTGACCGGCACCTTCCCCACCGCCAACGTCTGGGTCGTCGACGACGCCTCCGAGGACGCCACCGCCGCCATCGCCACCGAGCGGGCCCACGGCAACGAGCGCGTCAAGCTGCTCAGCCGCGTCCTGCCGCTGGCTCGTACCGGCAAGGGCGACGCGCTCAACCACGCGTACAAGCAGATCGCGGCGGGCATTCCGGCCGACCTGCAGGACCGCCACGTCATGATCGTCGTCGACGCCGACGGCATGCCCTCCACGAACCTCCTTCAGGTCTGCGCGGGCGAGAAGCTCTTCGGCGACGAGGGCATCGCGGCCGTCCAGGTCGAGGTCCGGATGATCAACCGGGACGTGCACCAGCCCCTCAAGGAGGGCAGCCGGTTCGCCAACTGGTACGCCCGCACCCTGGTGCGCCTCCAGGACATCGAGTTCCGCGGCCCCATCTCCGCCATGCAGATGCTCCGCGGCCGCACCGGCACCATCAACGTCGGCGGCAACGGCCAGCTGGTCCGCATGTCCGCCCTCACCTCCATCGCGGGTGAGCAGGGCGAACCCTGGGGGCAGGCGCTCCTGGAGGACTACGAACTGGGCCTGCGCCTGATGCTGGCGGGCTGGCGCAACGCGTACACCGTCGACTCGTGGGTCGAGCAGGAGGGCCTGTACGAGCTCTCGCTGCTGCTCGCCCAGCGCACCCGGTGGGCGCAGGGCTCCATGCAGTGCCTGCCGTACCTGCGCAACGTCTGGGCCAGCCGCAACTTCTCCAACGGCGGTCTGGTCGAGGTCACCTACTACCTCTTCCAGCCGTGGATGCAGATCATCGGCTCGATCGTCTTCCCGATCCCGGTCCTGGTCTTCATCCAGAACAACAGCCTCTACAACAGCTTCGTCTCCGAGTACCTGCTGTTCGGCGGCGCGCTGATGTTCGCCTTCTACGCGGCCGTCGGCCTCGGCGAGTTCGTCATCTGGGGCTACCTCTACCGCCGCTACTCCGAGAGCGCGATCAGCATGCCGCGCGCGCTCGGCTGGGGCTTCGGCCTCATCGCGTACAACTTCCTGATCTACGTGATCGCCTGGCGGGCCCTGTTCCGCCTGCTGGGCGGCCGTCACGAGTGGCCCAAGACCCTCCGCAACGCGGAGTCGTACGGGAACGTCGGCGGAACGGGGTCCCGATGA
- a CDS encoding septum formation family protein codes for MTLPPSPRRHRRAGLLALRAALAAAALLSTSSCAPGFTVGQGPLATDWRNGTCHRLTSAFDAGLEVVSESAPSVACNTPHNTETLSVKKLTGPLAQYKERPSPFLMATSMGPLCNREELAAHLGARADQPFHGMHVTAFGPTRKEWSEGVRTVRCDAVMEYEQGKPFMNYMLQRPFKDILKSEAGTPFRLCRTTVGKELRNVGCDKPHQAESVGYAPLAAAGTTAAQRCAKTVRAYMRRALPARYAVLPDPVVAHSDQMVHCWVGQADRTELRTGSLYATEDAARAADNAAKKAAKKAAKSAAKNAAKDRTTTGGSS; via the coding sequence ATGACCCTGCCGCCGTCACCACGGCGCCACCGGCGCGCAGGGCTCCTGGCCCTGCGCGCCGCGCTGGCGGCTGCCGCGCTGCTGTCCACCAGCAGCTGCGCGCCCGGTTTCACCGTCGGGCAGGGGCCGCTCGCCACCGACTGGCGCAACGGCACCTGCCACCGGCTGACCTCGGCCTTCGACGCCGGGCTCGAAGTGGTCTCGGAGAGCGCCCCCTCGGTCGCCTGCAACACCCCGCACAACACCGAGACCCTCTCGGTCAAGAAGCTGACCGGGCCGCTCGCCCAGTACAAGGAACGGCCCAGCCCGTTCCTGATGGCGACCTCGATGGGCCCACTGTGCAACCGCGAGGAGCTGGCCGCGCACCTCGGGGCCCGCGCCGACCAGCCGTTCCACGGCATGCACGTCACCGCCTTCGGCCCCACCCGCAAGGAGTGGAGCGAGGGCGTGCGCACGGTGCGGTGCGACGCGGTGATGGAGTACGAACAGGGCAAACCGTTCATGAACTACATGCTCCAGCGCCCCTTCAAGGACATCCTGAAGTCCGAAGCGGGCACGCCCTTCCGGCTCTGCCGCACCACCGTCGGCAAGGAACTGCGCAACGTCGGCTGCGACAAGCCGCACCAGGCGGAGTCCGTCGGCTACGCGCCACTGGCCGCGGCGGGCACCACCGCCGCCCAGCGCTGCGCGAAGACCGTCCGGGCCTACATGCGCCGCGCGCTGCCCGCCCGGTACGCCGTCCTGCCCGACCCGGTCGTCGCCCACTCCGACCAGATGGTGCACTGCTGGGTCGGCCAGGCCGACCGCACCGAGCTCAGAACCGGTTCTCTGTACGCCACCGAGGACGCCGCTCGGGCCGCCGACAACGCCGCGAAGAAGGCCGCGAAGAAGGCCGCGAAGAGCGCGGCGAAGAACGCAGCGAAGGACCGCACCACGACAGGCGGATCGTCATGA
- a CDS encoding isopeptide-forming domain-containing fimbrial protein yields MVTVGVATLMSGVNAPAFAAGRPAPGGERAAFADTVDFGEAPTASLSDFNRGTFPCGGYINQGPSTDEVIATWSGRSGFWGGGACPANNVGDQSAIGFKPSVKQVEDVETDFQMAEVSRYNNVIQGSSSNPQVTGKLHLFLQKKDVVCTWKVIETDNRPGDVPDPVTIDCGGTIEPFTSANGKKYELDLRGFREGTRDGSGKVTCSPSNPLIQTWQTLERSTTGACLFARLVGVPQQLEVKKTVDKATAQYGDVVTYTVTGTNTGTADLKPAKITDDMTKVMDAAEITGVQSATVDGQPVDPPTYDDATKKLTWSGDLAVGKKVEITYRVRTKKLAGTDNQLDNVITAPDSNCANGTANDCKTNTKITEVPLKVKKAVSKTTAEAGDVVTYTVEVENPGNKRDEVEVVDDMTAVLDAADIDGTPSATVNGAAAAAPVFDAAAKKLTWKGPMDAGAKLVLTYNVKVKNPLAGDKKLNNVVKVEGSNCEAGTAPECTTQVTTIETPLKVKKTVGQKVAGARNTVEYTIVVENPGAARNPVNVTDDLTQVLDAATLRGAPTATINGRAVSPSPVYDPATKKLTWTGPLGRNEKLEIAYRVQTPRAASGDKQLDNGVTVPDSNCANPAADPQCRTTVPIADVTMTKTGRPAQPRVGQKYFYTIVLSNTGKVDLVGGARLRATDDLRDVLDDANYNNDAKVQSGPAGRLTFTGGANASLKWEGDLRVGETVTIVYSVTVKRQNLGNMELNNTLTSVYDLSSVRGAVRRAEEDGENAGHCENGDPRCDTNTGIAYLNTVKTASPAKVKPGETVTYTWSLKNSGKAEVAGDPDFDYVVDAIPGVLKYADYNDDIKVVEGPGAVSFADGKLKWTGPLKVGEKAVVTFSVTVRKDALKGLPKNKGAMMTNTVNTEYNCWPGQPERAAGEGVLGHGGDRPAGRRRPARSAGS; encoded by the coding sequence GTGGTCACCGTAGGTGTCGCCACGCTGATGTCGGGCGTCAACGCCCCCGCGTTCGCCGCGGGCCGTCCCGCGCCGGGCGGCGAGCGCGCCGCGTTCGCCGACACGGTCGACTTCGGTGAGGCCCCCACGGCGTCGCTGTCCGACTTCAACAGGGGCACGTTCCCCTGCGGCGGTTACATCAACCAGGGGCCCAGCACCGACGAGGTGATCGCCACCTGGTCCGGACGCTCCGGGTTCTGGGGCGGCGGCGCCTGTCCGGCCAACAACGTCGGCGACCAGAGCGCCATCGGCTTCAAGCCTTCGGTCAAGCAGGTCGAGGACGTCGAGACCGACTTCCAGATGGCCGAGGTCTCGCGCTACAACAACGTGATCCAGGGCAGCTCCTCGAACCCCCAGGTCACCGGCAAGCTGCACCTCTTCCTCCAGAAGAAGGACGTGGTCTGCACCTGGAAGGTCATCGAGACGGACAACCGTCCCGGTGACGTCCCGGACCCGGTGACGATCGACTGCGGCGGCACCATCGAGCCGTTCACCTCGGCCAACGGCAAGAAGTACGAACTGGACCTGCGCGGCTTCCGCGAGGGCACCCGGGACGGCTCCGGCAAGGTGACCTGTTCGCCGAGCAACCCGCTGATCCAGACCTGGCAGACGCTGGAGCGGTCCACCACGGGGGCGTGCCTGTTCGCCCGCCTGGTGGGCGTTCCGCAGCAGCTTGAGGTCAAGAAGACGGTCGACAAGGCCACCGCGCAGTACGGCGACGTGGTGACCTACACGGTCACGGGCACCAACACCGGCACCGCGGACCTGAAGCCCGCGAAGATCACCGACGACATGACCAAGGTCATGGACGCCGCGGAGATCACCGGCGTGCAGTCGGCCACCGTGGACGGGCAGCCCGTCGACCCGCCCACCTACGACGACGCCACCAAGAAGCTCACCTGGAGCGGCGACCTCGCCGTGGGCAAGAAGGTGGAGATCACCTACCGGGTGCGCACCAAGAAGCTGGCGGGCACCGACAACCAGCTCGACAACGTGATCACGGCGCCCGACTCGAACTGTGCGAACGGCACGGCGAACGACTGCAAGACCAACACCAAGATCACCGAAGTGCCGCTGAAGGTGAAGAAGGCGGTCAGCAAGACCACCGCCGAGGCGGGTGACGTCGTCACGTACACCGTCGAGGTCGAGAACCCCGGCAACAAGCGTGACGAGGTCGAGGTCGTCGACGACATGACGGCCGTCCTGGACGCCGCCGACATCGACGGCACGCCGAGCGCCACCGTCAACGGCGCGGCCGCAGCGGCCCCCGTCTTCGACGCCGCGGCCAAGAAGCTGACCTGGAAGGGTCCGATGGACGCGGGCGCCAAGCTGGTGCTCACGTACAACGTCAAGGTCAAGAACCCGCTCGCGGGCGACAAGAAGCTCAACAACGTCGTCAAGGTGGAGGGCTCCAACTGCGAGGCCGGTACGGCCCCGGAGTGCACGACCCAGGTCACCACGATCGAGACGCCGCTCAAGGTCAAGAAGACGGTCGGCCAGAAGGTCGCGGGCGCCCGCAACACGGTCGAGTACACGATCGTGGTGGAGAACCCGGGTGCGGCCCGCAACCCCGTCAACGTCACCGACGACCTGACCCAGGTGCTCGACGCGGCCACGCTGCGCGGCGCGCCGACCGCCACGATCAACGGCCGGGCGGTCAGCCCGTCCCCGGTCTACGACCCGGCGACGAAGAAGCTGACGTGGACGGGTCCGCTGGGCCGCAACGAGAAGCTGGAGATCGCCTACCGGGTGCAGACCCCGCGCGCGGCCTCCGGTGACAAGCAGCTGGACAACGGCGTTACCGTGCCGGACTCCAACTGCGCGAATCCCGCCGCGGACCCGCAGTGCCGGACCACGGTGCCGATCGCGGACGTGACGATGACGAAGACCGGCCGTCCGGCCCAGCCCCGGGTGGGGCAGAAGTACTTCTACACGATCGTCCTCAGCAACACCGGCAAGGTCGACCTGGTCGGCGGCGCGAGGCTCAGGGCCACCGACGACCTCCGGGACGTCCTGGACGACGCCAACTACAACAACGACGCCAAGGTGCAGTCCGGCCCCGCCGGGCGGCTGACCTTCACAGGGGGCGCGAACGCTTCGCTCAAGTGGGAGGGCGACCTGAGGGTCGGCGAGACCGTGACGATCGTGTACTCGGTCACCGTGAAGCGTCAGAACCTCGGCAACATGGAACTGAACAACACCCTGACCAGCGTCTACGACCTGTCGTCGGTCCGCGGTGCGGTACGCCGTGCCGAGGAGGACGGGGAGAACGCCGGTCACTGTGAGAACGGCGACCCGCGCTGCGACACGAACACTGGTATCGCCTACCTGAACACGGTGAAGACGGCGTCTCCGGCGAAGGTGAAGCCGGGTGAGACGGTGACGTACACCTGGAGCCTGAAGAACTCGGGCAAGGCCGAGGTCGCGGGTGACCCCGATTTCGACTACGTGGTGGACGCGATTCCGGGTGTGCTGAAGTACGCGGACTACAACGACGACATCAAGGTCGTCGAGGGTCCGGGTGCGGTGTCCTTCGCGGACGGCAAGCTGAAGTGGACCGGTCCGCTGAAGGTCGGTGAGAAGGCCGTCGTGACCTTCAGCGTCACCGTCCGCAAGGACGCGCTGAAGGGGCTCCCGAAGAACAAGGGCGCCATGATGACGAACACGGTCAACACGGAGTACAACTGCTGGCCCGGGCAACCCGAACGAGCCGCCGGAGAAGGTGTGCTCGGCCACGGTGGAGATCGTCCCGCCGGTCGTCGTCGACCCGCCCGTTCCGCCGGGTCCTGA
- a CDS encoding LPXTG cell wall anchor domain-containing protein: MEIVPPVVVDPPVPPGPDPEPEPCSKKPGSKNPCKPVKPVKPCSHKPGATHPCKRNGHQPQGGSLGQLAETGGDTDSLLAIGGVSGLLLLGGGLTLAASRRRNH, encoded by the coding sequence GTGGAGATCGTCCCGCCGGTCGTCGTCGACCCGCCCGTTCCGCCGGGTCCTGACCCGGAGCCGGAGCCGTGCAGCAAGAAGCCGGGCTCGAAGAACCCGTGCAAGCCGGTCAAGCCGGTCAAGCCGTGCAGTCACAAGCCGGGTGCCACGCACCCGTGCAAGCGCAACGGCCACCAGCCGCAGGGCGGCAGCCTCGGACAGCTCGCCGAGACGGGCGGTGACACCGACTCGCTGCTGGCGATCGGCGGCGTCTCCGGTCTGCTGCTGCTCGGCGGCGGACTGACCCTGGCGGCCTCGCGCCGACGCAACCACTGA